In bacterium, the genomic window CAACCCAAAGCCCCTGCTCATCAAAACCGTTTTGAAATCTTTGCCTTTTCCCAAGCATATTGTGGAAACGCTGCCAGAGATCCTTGTAGGTTCTGCCCCAAGCGTGGTGGACCCCCATTGGATTGTTGGCGGTGATGGGTCCGTCAATGAAGGAAAAGGTTTCTTTCGAATCTTTGTTTCTTTCGAGATATTTTTTTAGGATTTTGTTCTTTTCCCAATAGTTGGCTATCTTTCTTTCCAACTCTGGAAAATCGACCTGGCTGTTTACTTGCTTAAACATGTGGCTAGAATTAAACCAAAAAATCGCTCTTCTTACAAGCGATTTTTGGCTCTAGTTAGTTTTAGGTAAATAATTCCTGCCCCAAAACTGGGGCGTCGGGTAGCTGAACTGCTACCAAGACTAGCCTTCCTCTGGTTGGTTCTTACGTGCCCTTGCCTGTCCACCTTTACGACCAATCTTGGAGTAGAAAGCTTGACCGTGTTTGATGCGAACTGTCTCGCCACCTTTTTCACCTATCTTTGAGAAAAAATCAGGGCCATAGGTGTCTTTTGTCGATTGCCCACCCTTTCTACCAATCTCTGAGTAAAAAGAAGGGCCATACTTATTCTTGACTGCCAAACCACCCCGGCGGCCTGCCTCCTCGGTTGTGATTGCCATCTAACTTTCACCCCCTTTCAAGAGATAAGTTATAGTGGTTTTATCCAAATACCTTACATTAATGATGTAACATATTGTTGAATCTCTGTCAAGGTCTTGCTTAGAAGCATTCTTAACTTTCTGAAAGCTGCCCTTGCAGCAATGGATTTCTTTAGTGTAGTATGTAGAGCAAGTCATGGATACCGCTGAGACGAAACCAATTTTCACTCTCTCCGTCGCTGCCGAAATATTAGGAGTCCACCCTCGAACCCTGATGATTTATGAAAATGAGGGTCTGGCAATTCCGGCGAGGACGAAAACAAATCGTCGCCGCTACAGCCAGAAAGACCTGCGTAGTTTGCAATTTATCCGCTTTCTTACCAATAAAAAAGGTGTCAATCTTGCTGGTGTAAAGGCAATACTGCAAATGATCAAACTCGGAAGTGAAAAGGGTCTCGATCTGCAGAAAAAAATCTTCCCCGATTTTGTTGAATCCAAAACTCTTTTCTGATCACACCGCTTGCTTGTTGATTTCTAAATTCAATAGTGATAGTCTCACTGTAGTGTTTAGTTAGCTCAATATTCTAAAGAAATAATAATTATTCCACAGAACTCCCGTAAGCCCTCGCGGGAGTTCTTTCGTTAATTTACTTTTTTAAAGACGCTTTGATGAACGAACTAAAAAGTGGATGAGCCTTCAAAGGTCTACTTTGGAATTCGGGGTGGAACTGTGTTCCCACAAAAAAGGAATGATCGGCTAGCTCAACGATCTCAACTAGCTTTCCGTTAACACTCGTACCTGCAACTAGTAAGCCGACCTCCTCAAGATCTTCTCGATAAGCGTTGTTAAACTCATAACGATGACGGTGACGCTCACGGATTAGCTCAGATCCGTAAGCACGACGGGTGATTGTTCCGGCCCGAAGTTTACAGGGATAGGAACCAAGCCTCATTGTTCCTCCGTATTCCCGACCGATGAGCAGTTTTTCCTGCTCCGGCATGATGTGGATCACTGGATCAGGGGTTTTCGGATCAACCTCGGCGGTATGGGCTTTCTCAAGTTTGAGTAAGTGCCGCGCCACTTCGATTGTGGCCATATGCATTCCGTAACAAAGACCAAGGTAGGGGGTCTTCCTTTCGCGGGCAAATTGAACTGCTCGGATCATCCCTTCTACTCCCCGCCCACCAAAACCGCCAGGAACGCAAATACCGTCCATATTCGCGAGAACTTTTTCAGAATCTTTCTTTTCTAGCTCATCGCTATCGATCCAATTTAACTTAACTTTTACTCCGTTTTCCCAACCGGCGTGTTTCATCGCCTCAATCACCGAAACATAGACATCAGAAAGTTGGAAGTCTCCGGTAGCAAAATATTTTCCCACCACCCCAATGTTGACTTCCTTTTTTAATTTGTGAATCGAATCAAGCAGGCTGCCCCATTCCTTCAAATCTTTTTTGCTTGTACCTAGACCAAATTTTTCCAAAATACGATCGCCCATATGTTGTGATTGTAGGGTCAAGGGAACTTGATAAATCGTCGAAACATCTGGATTGGAAATGACATCCTCGGGCGCCACGTTGCAAAACAAGGCCAATCTTTCCTTGCGGCGTCGATCTATGGGCAGCTCGGAACGGCCAACAACAATATCTGGTTGTATTCCTAGTGCATTCAGAGCTCGTACTGACATCTGGACTGGTTTACTCTTCATCTCGCCCAAATGGCTGGGGATTGGTAAATAGGCGACGTGAATTTGAAGAATATCCTTTGGGTGCTTGAGGCGCATGATACGAGAAGCTTCAAAAAAGAGTGTGTTCTGATACTCTCCGACGGTTCCTCCGAGCTCAACGAGGACTATATCAGCTTCTCGAACCTTTCCGGCAGCATAGAGGCGACGAATGATTTCGTCAGTCACATGAGGAATAGCTTCGACATCCTCACCATCATACTCAAAGGCTCGCTCTTTGCGCAGCACTTCTTGATAGACCTGGCCGGTGGTGATGTAATTGGCCCGAGTAAGAGAGGTACCGAGAAACCTTTCGTAGTGACCCAAGTCCTGATCAGTTTCAATCCCATCGTCGGTAACAAAAACTTCACCATGCTCTTGCGGTCGAATCGTTCCGGCATCAACATTCAAATACATATCGATTTTGACCGGAGAAACCTTGTAGCCCTTGGACTGGAGAATCAAGGCTAAAGAAGCGGTGGTGATACCCTTCCCAATTCCGGAAATCACACCACCAGAAACAAAGATGAATTTCGTAGTTTTTGCCATTAAACGTCATTCTCAGCTTAACTGAGAATCTTCTCTAAAGATCCTCGTTTTCACGAGGATGACAAGTTGTAATTCTAG contains:
- a CDS encoding KGG domain-containing protein; this encodes MAITTEEAGRRGGLAVKNKYGPSFYSEIGRKGGQSTKDTYGPDFFSKIGEKGGETVRIKHGQAFYSKIGRKGGQARARKNQPEEG
- a CDS encoding MerR family transcriptional regulator; protein product: MDTAETKPIFTLSVAAEILGVHPRTLMIYENEGLAIPARTKTNRRRYSQKDLRSLQFIRFLTNKKGVNLAGVKAILQMIKLGSEKGLDLQKKIFPDFVESKTLF
- a CDS encoding CTP synthase, encoding MAKTTKFIFVSGGVISGIGKGITTASLALILQSKGYKVSPVKIDMYLNVDAGTIRPQEHGEVFVTDDGIETDQDLGHYERFLGTSLTRANYITTGQVYQEVLRKERAFEYDGEDVEAIPHVTDEIIRRLYAAGKVREADIVLVELGGTVGEYQNTLFFEASRIMRLKHPKDILQIHVAYLPIPSHLGEMKSKPVQMSVRALNALGIQPDIVVGRSELPIDRRRKERLALFCNVAPEDVISNPDVSTIYQVPLTLQSQHMGDRILEKFGLGTSKKDLKEWGSLLDSIHKLKKEVNIGVVGKYFATGDFQLSDVYVSVIEAMKHAGWENGVKVKLNWIDSDELEKKDSEKVLANMDGICVPGGFGGRGVEGMIRAVQFARERKTPYLGLCYGMHMATIEVARHLLKLEKAHTAEVDPKTPDPVIHIMPEQEKLLIGREYGGTMRLGSYPCKLRAGTITRRAYGSELIRERHRHRYEFNNAYREDLEEVGLLVAGTSVNGKLVEIVELADHSFFVGTQFHPEFQSRPLKAHPLFSSFIKASLKK